The Lentzea guizhouensis genome contains a region encoding:
- a CDS encoding aldo/keto reductase: MEKRNAGRLNRQVGVVGLRCWQLGADWGEVDESEALALLHAAADTGVDFFDTADVYGDGRSESLVGRFLKERKDDGVFVATKMGRRLPAQTTEGYSRENFLAWNDRSRRNLGVDTLDLVQLHCPPTPVYSRDEVYDTLDEMVEQQRIAAYGVSVEKVEEALEAIKRPNVASVQIILNAFRHKPLEEVLPKAAEAGVAIIARVPLASGLLSGKYTEDTAFGADDHRNYNRNGEAFDVGETFSGVPFEVGLEAVERLRPLVPQGATMAQFALRWIVDQAGVTVVIPGARNVEQAKANAAAAGLSEVDHAAVTAVYDELIRPHVHDRW; this comes from the coding sequence GTGGAGAAGCGAAACGCAGGCAGGTTGAACCGCCAGGTCGGCGTCGTGGGACTGCGCTGCTGGCAGCTCGGCGCCGACTGGGGTGAGGTGGACGAGAGCGAGGCGCTCGCGTTGCTGCACGCCGCCGCCGACACGGGTGTCGACTTCTTCGACACCGCGGACGTGTACGGCGACGGGCGCAGCGAGAGCCTCGTCGGGCGGTTCCTGAAGGAGCGCAAGGACGACGGCGTCTTCGTCGCCACCAAGATGGGGCGGCGGCTGCCGGCGCAGACCACCGAGGGGTACAGCCGGGAGAACTTCCTCGCGTGGAACGACCGGAGCCGGCGCAACCTCGGGGTCGACACGCTCGACCTGGTGCAGCTGCACTGCCCGCCGACGCCGGTGTACAGCCGTGACGAGGTGTACGACACGCTCGACGAGATGGTCGAGCAGCAGCGGATCGCCGCTTACGGCGTGTCGGTGGAGAAGGTCGAGGAAGCGCTCGAGGCGATCAAGCGGCCGAACGTGGCCAGCGTGCAGATCATCCTGAACGCGTTCCGGCACAAGCCGCTCGAAGAGGTGCTGCCCAAGGCGGCCGAGGCGGGTGTGGCGATCATCGCGCGGGTGCCGCTGGCGTCCGGGCTGCTGTCCGGGAAGTACACCGAGGACACCGCGTTCGGTGCGGACGACCACCGCAACTACAACCGCAACGGTGAGGCGTTCGACGTCGGCGAGACGTTCTCCGGGGTGCCGTTCGAGGTGGGCCTGGAGGCGGTCGAGCGGTTGAGGCCGCTGGTTCCGCAGGGCGCCACCATGGCGCAGTTCGCGCTCAGGTGGATCGTCGACCAGGCCGGTGTCACGGTGGTGATCCCCGGTGCGCGCAACGTCGAGCAGGCGAAGGCGAACGCCGCGGCCGCCGGGCTGTCCGAAGTGGACCACGCGGCGGTGACCGCTGTGTACGACGAGCTGATCCGGCCGCACGTGCACGACCGGTGGTGA
- a CDS encoding PadR family transcriptional regulator: protein MLTERPMHGYEIIQEIARRTGGGWSPSPGSVYPTLQMLADEGLISSAEEGGKKLFTLTDHGRTEQTAPPWRDINFQLDPVDGELRSSIRLLGSAMEQISHAGTPEQKARAVELYNELRRKLYAILAEE from the coding sequence TTGCTGACAGAACGCCCGATGCACGGCTACGAGATCATCCAGGAGATCGCCAGGCGCACCGGCGGCGGCTGGAGCCCGAGTCCCGGCTCGGTCTACCCCACGCTGCAGATGCTGGCCGACGAAGGCCTCATCTCCTCGGCGGAGGAAGGAGGCAAGAAGCTGTTCACGCTCACCGACCACGGCAGGACGGAGCAGACGGCCCCGCCCTGGCGCGACATCAACTTCCAGCTCGACCCGGTCGACGGCGAGCTGAGGTCGTCGATCCGGCTCCTCGGCTCCGCGATGGAGCAGATCTCCCACGCGGGCACGCCCGAGCAGAAGGCCCGCGCCGTCGAGCTCTACAACGAGCTGCGGCGCAAGCTCTACGCCATCCTCGCCGAGGAGTGA